A region of Flavobacterium indicum GPTSA100-9 = DSM 17447 DNA encodes the following proteins:
- a CDS encoding glycosyltransferase, translating to MSNTTFILVTPLNWGLGHASRCIPIIKALKENGFTPVIASDGNSLELLKKEFPEDIFEVLPNYNIEYAKNGKDFKFKIIKQIPRLLLAIAREKKIISKLIKKYPIKGILSDNRFGVYHKSIPSIYITHQIQVLSGNTSWISTKLHQHFIKKFDQCWIPDVKEGLNLSGKLSHVENLPKNCRFIGPLTRFKKESYPVKNDLLIILSGPEPQRTLLEDKLLLELKDYKNPIVLVRGIVENQQVITKDGTLTTYNFMDSKELEKTIHESDKVICRSGYTTIMDLAFLEKKAFFIPTPGQFEQEYLAKKLKKEGSIPSCKQEKFTAEKLHNIDIYTGFRKIDFSKNWAELFSLFKRK from the coding sequence TTGAGCAACACTACTTTTATTCTTGTTACACCTTTAAATTGGGGTTTAGGTCACGCCTCAAGATGTATACCAATTATTAAAGCATTAAAAGAAAATGGGTTTACACCTGTCATTGCTTCTGACGGAAATAGTTTAGAACTTTTAAAAAAGGAATTTCCAGAAGACATTTTTGAAGTTTTACCCAATTATAATATTGAATATGCAAAGAATGGGAAAGACTTTAAATTTAAAATAATAAAACAAATTCCTCGGTTACTTTTAGCTATAGCTAGAGAAAAAAAAATTATTTCTAAACTAATTAAAAAATACCCTATTAAAGGTATTCTTTCAGACAATAGATTTGGGGTTTATCATAAATCAATTCCATCAATTTATATAACACATCAAATACAAGTTCTTTCAGGAAACACTTCTTGGATTTCTACAAAATTGCATCAACATTTCATTAAAAAATTTGATCAATGTTGGATTCCAGATGTTAAGGAAGGTTTAAATTTGAGTGGCAAACTAAGTCATGTTGAAAATTTACCTAAAAATTGTCGATTTATAGGACCTTTAACCCGATTTAAAAAAGAAAGTTACCCTGTTAAAAACGACTTATTAATTATTCTTTCCGGGCCCGAACCTCAACGTACTTTACTAGAAGACAAATTACTTTTAGAACTTAAAGATTACAAAAACCCCATTGTATTAGTAAGAGGTATTGTAGAAAACCAACAAGTAATTACAAAAGACGGAACGCTTACTACTTATAATTTCATGGATTCAAAAGAATTAGAAAAAACCATTCATGAAAGTGATAAAGTTATTTGTCGTTCGGGTTATACTACCATAATGGATTTGGCATTTTTAGAGAAGAAAGCTTTTTTTATTCCTACTCCAGGACAATTTGAACAAGAATATTTAGCTAAAAAACTTAAAAAAGAAGGCAGTATTCCTAGCTGTAAACAAGAAAAATTTACAGCAGAAAAATTACACAATATTGACATTTATACGGGATTTAGAAAAATTGATTTTTCTAAAAATTGGGCTGAATTATTTTCCCTTTTTAAGCGTAAATGA
- a CDS encoding sensor histidine kinase yields MGVNFKKSYKFAFKSSLYISIFLLGCLSLYHFLFEKIDVFFLFFFPVGLFVFSFFLIQYRVEIFIYKRIKKLYDEVSILDATSLTDKTVTTDISSLTKDIRNFAKEKKIEIESLKVREEYRREFLGNVSHELKTPLFTVQGYLDTLIEGGAIKDKELRKKYIERASKGVERLIHIVQDLDMITKFESNDLNLELSSFDIIDEIQNVFDLLEMEADKKNIILMFDEKYTSSIIVTADKEKIQQVLVNLIMNSIKYGRENGTTEVSVEVINKNKVLVRIQDNGEGIDKQHLSRIFERFFRVNKSGSRAEGGSGLGLAIVKHIIEAHQEKIFVQSTPKKGSEFSFTLKKGK; encoded by the coding sequence TTTGCCTTTAAATCATCATTATACATCTCAATATTTTTATTGGGATGTCTTAGTTTATATCATTTTCTTTTTGAAAAAATTGATGTGTTTTTTCTGTTTTTCTTTCCTGTAGGGCTTTTTGTTTTTAGTTTCTTTTTAATTCAATACAGAGTTGAGATATTTATTTACAAAAGAATTAAAAAATTATATGATGAAGTTTCTATTTTGGATGCAACTTCTTTAACCGATAAAACGGTTACTACCGATATTTCTAGCTTAACAAAAGATATTAGGAATTTTGCAAAAGAGAAAAAAATTGAAATAGAATCATTAAAAGTTCGTGAAGAATACAGAAGAGAGTTTTTAGGCAATGTTTCTCACGAATTAAAAACACCTTTGTTTACCGTACAAGGTTATTTAGATACTCTTATTGAAGGCGGGGCAATTAAAGATAAAGAGTTAAGAAAAAAATACATTGAAAGAGCGTCTAAAGGAGTAGAACGATTAATTCATATTGTTCAAGATTTAGACATGATTACTAAATTTGAATCAAACGACTTAAATTTAGAACTTTCGAGTTTTGATATTATTGACGAAATTCAAAATGTATTCGATTTGCTCGAAATGGAAGCAGATAAAAAGAATATCATTTTAATGTTTGATGAAAAATATACTTCTAGTATCATAGTTACTGCAGACAAAGAGAAAATTCAACAGGTTTTAGTGAATTTGATTATGAATTCTATTAAGTACGGTCGTGAAAACGGAACTACCGAAGTGAGTGTTGAAGTAATTAATAAAAATAAAGTGTTAGTTCGCATTCAGGATAATGGAGAAGGGATTGATAAACAACATTTGTCTAGAATTTTTGAACGTTTCTTCAGGGTAAATAAAAGTGGTTCAAGAGCTGAAGGGGGTTCAGGTTTAGGTTTAGCCATAGTTAAACATATTATTGAAGCTCATCAAGAAAAAATATTTGTACAAAGCACTCCTAAAAAAGGTTCAGAATTTTCATTTACGCTTAAAAAGGGAAAATAA